A segment of the candidate division KSB1 bacterium genome:
TGATTTTGATAATTATAATTTAATGGCACCTGAAAATGATAAGAACTTTTTGGATGTTGAAAAAACAGTATTTGGAACCGATCATACAATAATAGGAGAACAAATTGCTGAAGTGTGGCAGTTCCCAGATTCTTTGACAAATGTTATTCGTTATCATCATACTCCAAGCTCGGCGCCAAAAAAATATAGAGATCTTGTTGTTGTTGTGCATCTTGGTAAAGTCTTGGCAACTTTTACTGATACGATTGGAGGTGTTGGTAGTTTTGAATATCGACTGGATCCGATTATAGAAGAATATTTTAAAATGGATAAAAAAATTGTAGCTGAGTTAATTTGTAGTATAGATATGGAATTTATATCAACCGTGAGAAACTTTGGGTGGTATTGAAGGGAAAATTACGTTTAATCGTATTTTTGATAGTGGATGAATCTGCTGTAGCAAGAAAAATGATCAAACGTTCGTTAGAAATCGTGGGTCTCCAGGATTCTGATTTTTCTGAAGCCGAGAATAGTGTGGAAGCTTTAGAAATTCTTAAGGATTCAGAGTTCGATTTAGTTTGTACAGATCTGAATATGCCGGAGATGGATGGTACGCAGCTTCTTAAAAGAATAAAAAACTCTCCAAAATTAACGGATACCCCTGTTATCATAATTTCGAGCCTCACGAA
Coding sequences within it:
- a CDS encoding response regulator: MIKRSLEIVGLQDSDFSEAENSVEALEILKDSEFDLVCTDLNMPEMDGTQLLKRIKNSPKLTDTPVIIISSLTNATREKQLLSDHALKVFKKPLSLPEFSGFFSVYLN